One genomic window of Candidatus Zixiibacteriota bacterium includes the following:
- a CDS encoding glutaredoxin family protein, whose product MSQVTIYTKVGCPYCAAAKKHYGDQGVKFEEIDVHSTPGAIDKVKNLSGGKNIVPVIVEDGRVTVGFGGG is encoded by the coding sequence ATGAGTCAGGTTACTATCTACACCAAGGTCGGCTGCCCGTACTGCGCGGCGGCCAAGAAGCACTACGGCGACCAGGGAGTGAAGTTTGAAGAGATCGATGTGCACAGCACTCCCGGCGCGATCGACAAGGTGAAAAACCTGAGCGGCGGCAAAAACATTGTGCCGGTTATTGTCGAGGACGGCCGAGTGACGGTCGGTTTCGGCGGCGGCTGA